Genomic DNA from Mesorhizobium sp. 131-2-1:
AAGGACACCGGCAAAGGCATTCTCGAAGCGTTCAAGCAGGCGGTGCCGAAGGAGCGGGATTATCTCGAGACGCTCGGCGTGCTGCACAGCCTGATGCGCGAACTGCGCTCCAAGTCGCGCAGCGAGGTCGAGGCGCATATCGACAATCCCGAGGAATCGGCGATCTTCCAGGCGTTCCCGACGGTGCTGAAGAACCACGACCTCACGCATTTCATCTGCGACTACTGCCGCATCATCATCATTGGTAATGCGCGTTCGCATGAGATCGAGGCGCTGATGGACGAGGAGATCCAGACCATCAGGACCGACAAGCTGAAGGCCTACCATGCGATGGTGGCGGTCGGCGACGGCTTGCCGGCGCTGGGCATCGTCGCCGCGGTGCTCGGCGTAGTCAAGGCGATGGGCGCGCTCGACCAGTCGCCGGAAATCCTCGGCGGGCTGATCGGCGCCGCGCTCGTCGGCACCTTCCTCGGCATCTTCCTGTCCTATGGCGTGGTGGGCCCCGTCGCCACCAAGATCAAGACCGTGCGCGAGAAGAAGAACCGCCTCTACATCATCGTCAAGCAGACGCTGCTTGCCTATATGAACGGCGCGCTGCCGCAGGTCGCGATCGAGTTCGGCCGCAAGACCATCTCGTCCTACGAACGGCCGACGATCGATGCCGTCGAGCAGAGCACGATGAACACCGGCACGGCCGAGAAGAAAGCGGCCTGAGCATGCGTGAAGACAGACAGGGCCGCTCGCCATCATGACCAGTCCGGGCAGTCCGTCTCAGACCCGTTCCCTGATCATCGAACGTCTTGTCGGCGACAGCGGCGAGGCCGGTCATGTCATTGGTGCCGGGCGGGCGATGGCCGAACGCGCCGTGCCGCTGCTGCAGAAGAGCCTTGCCGTCGAGCTTGGCGCGCCGGTTACGGTGGATCTGCGGGCGGTCGAGGTGAGCCGGGTTCCCCATGCACGCGCCGATGCCGGCGAGACCTTCGCCATGGTCATCGTTCCATCGCCGACGTCGGCCGACGCCATGACCCTGGTGATCGACGCTCAGGCCATAGCCGTCGTGGTTTGCGCCCTGTTCGGCGGGGACCCGGACGTGCCGGTCTCGCCGATCGAACGCGAGCTTTCACAGATCGAGGCCGACGTGGCGACGACGGTGATCCAGCATGTGGCGCAGGCGCTCAATGGATCGGGCAAACGCTCGCTCGAATTGCGGCTGCCGGTGCAGCGGGCAATGTCCGGCATGGAGGCGAAGCGGCGGGTGCTGCGCGACGGGGCGGCGGTCCGCATGGTGTTCGGCATCTCGACACCGACCGACAGCGGCACCGTCACGGTGATGATCCCGCAGCGCATCCTGCTTGCCACTCGTGGCGGCGCGGCCGGCGCCCAGGATGACGATCACGCGACCGGCTCGGACTGGCGCGCGCGCTTCTCCGAAGAAGTGATGCGCTCGACAGTGACGCTGGAAGCGACGATGCCGCTTGCCCGGCTGACGCTCGGCGACCTCGCCAGCCTCGAAGTCGGGCAGGTCATCGAATTCGAAGAGACGGCGCAGTCGCAGGCGAGGCTCAGCGCGCGCGACAAGACGCTGTTTGTCTGCGAGTTCGGCAAGCTCGGCCAGAATTACACCGTCCGCGTCCGGCATCCCTACGATGCCGGACAGGATTTCATCGACGGGCTGATGCCGGGCTGACGCCGGGTGGTCCGATTTTTTGGAGACGACGCATGGCAAAGACCAAGGTGGAAGCCGAACCCGATCAGCCGGACGAGCAGCTCGATCGCGCCATCGAGGAGCTGCGCGGTGTCCTCAAGGAAGAGGAGAAGCGCCCGGACGCTGCCTTCAGGGCCGCTTCAGGCGGCGCCAATTCGAGCATCATCATGGCCATTCCCGTCGACGTGCAGATCATCCTCGGCAGCACCGAGATGCCGGTGTCCGAACTGATGGCGCTGCAGAAGGGCTCGACGGTGGCACTCAACCGACGCATCGGCGAGCCTGTCGACGTGGTGGTCAATGGCCGCAAGATCGCCCGGGGCGAGATCACCGTGCTCGAAAGCGACCCGTCGCGCTTCGGCATCAGGCTGACCGAAATCATCGCCGCCACCAAGAGCGCATAGGCATGGCCGGCGTGCACCGCCACCGACCGCAGGGACAGACAGCATGACGACGCTGACCACGCTGACGCGCCCGCAAAAGGCAGCCGCCATCCTGGTGGCGATGGGCAAGCCCTCAGCCAGCCGGCTCCTGAAATTCTTCAAGCAGGAAGAACTGAAGGCGCTGATCGAAGGGGCGCGCCTGCTGCGCACGATCCCGCAAGGCGATCTCGAGCGCATCGTCGCCGAATTCGAAGCCGAATTCACCGAGGGCGCGGGACTGCTCGATTCCGCCGACCGGATGGACACCATCCTCAACGAGTCGCTGTCGCCCGAGGAGATGAGCGCCATCATGGGCGACAAGAGGTTCGAGGTGGCGCCCGAGGGGCCGCCGCCGATCTGGCCCGACCTCGAGAAGCTGGAGCCCGGCCGCCTCGGCGCCTTCCTGTCCGGCGAGCACCCGCAGACCTCGGCCATGGTGCTGTCGAAGCTTTCCTCGCAGACAACGGCCAACGTGCTGTTGACGATGGAAAAGCCCGTCCGCAGCGAGATCATCAAACGCATGGTCACGTTAGCCTCGGTTCCGGACGCGGCCGCCAAGATCGTCGAAAGCCAATTGCGCAGCAGCCTGCTGTCGCAAGCCTCGACGAAGGACATCTCGGTCGGACAGGCGCGTGTCGCCAGCGTGCTCAACGAAATGGACAAGCCTCAGCTCGAAGAGGTCATGCACGATCTGGAGGCGGCCGGCACGCCGGATCTCGACGGCGTCAGGTCGCGGCTGTTCGCCTTCGACGATCTGCCGCTGCTCGCCCAGAAGGCGCGGGTGCTGCTGTTCGACGGGCTGTCGACCGAACTGGTCACGCTGGCGCTGCGCGGCGCGCCGCCGGCGCTCACCGAATCGGTGCTGTCAGCGATCGGCGCAAGGTCGCGGCGCATGATCGAATCCGAACTCGGGCAGGGGTCTGAAGGCATCGCGCTGGCCGACATCATGGCGGCCCGCAAGACCATCGCGGTGGCGACGATCCGCCTGTCGCGTGAAGGGGCGTTCGAACTCCCCTCATCGTCGCAGAGCGAAGCGGCCTGATGGCGGCGGCTCGGTTAGCACGCCATGGCTGAAGCGGTCGACAAGGACTCGAAAACCGAGGAAGCGACAGAAAAGAAGATCCGCGACACCGTCGAACAGGGCAAGCTGCCCCATTCGCGCGAAGCGGCGATCTTCACCTCCTTCGTCGCCATATTGGTGTTCACTGTCTTCTACGCCAAGGACGCCATCGTCGATCTCGGCATGTTCCTGTCGATGTTCCTGGAGAAGCCCGAAGCCTGGCCGATGGACACCGAGACGGACGTCATCGCGCTTTACAAGACCGTCATCTTCGAGATCGGTCGCGCCGTCGTCAGCCTGCTGGTGCTTCTGGTGGTGGCCGGCGTCGGCGCCTCGGTGCTCCAGAACATGCCGCAATTCGTCGGGGAGCGGATCAGGCCGCAGCTGTCGCGCATTTCGATCAGCCAGGGCTGGAGCCGCATGTTCGGCGTGCAGGGCTTCGTCGAGTTCCTGAAGTCGCTGGGCAAGCTCGGCTTTGCCGTCGTCGTGCTCGGTTTCACGCTGTCGGAGGACCACCGCAAGCTGCTTGCCGGCATGATCACCAACCCGGTCGCCTTCGGTCTCGTCATCAGGAGCATCGCCGTCGACATATTGGTGGCGATCGTTTTCGTCATGGGGCTGATCGCGGTGGCAGACTTTGTCTGGTCGCGCTTCCACTGGCGTCGCGACCTGCGCATGAGCAAGCAGGAAATCAAGGACGAGATGAAGCAGTCCGAAGGCGATCCGATCGTCAAGTCGCGGTTGAGGTCGCTGGCGCGCGACCGTGCGCGGCGGCGCATGATGACGGCGGTGCCGCGCGCCACGCTGATCATCGCCAATCCGACGCACTATTCCATCGCGCTGAAATACGTCCGCGAGGAGGATTCCGCGCCCATGGTGCTGGCCAAGGGCCAGGATCTTGTGGCGCTCAAGATCCGCGAGATCGCCAGGGAACACAACATCCCGATCTTCGAGGACGTGGCGCTCGCGCGCTCCATGTACAAGCAAGTTTCGGTTGATAGCGTGATCCCGTCGCAATTTTACCAGGCCGTCGCCGAGCTGGTGCGGATCGTCTATTCGAAAAAAGCTGAGCGCAGACTGACCTCATGAACCGGCAAGCTTACGCAAAATCCCGCGAGATCATCGTCGCCAACGCCATTGCGCAGGTGATCGCCGAACTCAGGCTGATCGACGTCGCCGACTATATCGCCTTCATCCGGCTGGAGCATTTCGCCTGCCTGTCGGATCTGGTGGATTCGGCAGCCGAACTGTTCTTCATGCCGGGCACGCTCCGGCTCGGTCATGGCGGCGAGGCCCATGTCGACTGGAGCGGCAACCCGCGCATCGTGCTCGACCTCGAGCTCAGGCCACCTGGCGTGACCGTCTATTTCCAGCTGACACTGAGCGGGGACAAGGACCACGTCGTGGTCAACTACGTGTCGTTCGAAAAGCCCGGCGAGAATCCAGAGCACAACACCGCGCTGCTGGAAGCAGTGATCGAAGAAGCGCGCATCCGCAGGACCGAACCGGTCGCCTACTGAAATCCGCCATTGACGGAAGCAAAGCGCGGCGGTCGAGCGACCGCGCGCATTGGCATTCCGTTGCCTCGCGCTCGCGCAGGTTTCGCCGGTCCGGGCGAGGGGCCTTCGGGAGACGATCTATTCGATGAGGCCGAGCCGCAGCGCCTTGGCCACTGCCTGGTTGCGGTTGACGGCGTTGAGCTTCTGCGTCGACTGGGTCAGATACTGGTTGGCGGTGTGCACCGACAGTTTCAGCAGCCTGGCGATCTCCTCGCTCGTGTTGCCGTTTGCAGTCAGCTTCAGGCATTCGAGCTCACGCTTGGAGATCGAGCGCATCCTACCGGTGTCGGTCGGGCGGATGCGGGCGACCGCGGCAAACAGCGAAAAGCAGCGGGCGTGGATCTCGTAGAGCGCTTCCTGCGGCAGGGCGATGTCCGGTCCAAGGAAGATGACCAGCCCGCACTGGCCGCGATCGGCATGGACGGGAAAGGCGATGCCGTTGGTGCCGGGCGCGAGCGGCGCCGTCCGCTCGGACCAGGCAAGGTCCTGGAAGGCCTGCTGCGAGCTGGCGATGCCGTCGTCCACCCACCAGCGCGGCGCCGTCGAAATGCGGGTGTGGCGCACCATGTCCTCGCCGTTGGCGCCGGAGATGAATTTCGTGGCGACGGAGGTGCCGGGATAGTCGGAATCGAAGCATGGGACGAGGCGCGCCCGCTCCAGCGAAGGGCTGAC
This window encodes:
- a CDS encoding FliM/FliN family flagellar motor switch protein — encoded protein: MTSPGSPSQTRSLIIERLVGDSGEAGHVIGAGRAMAERAVPLLQKSLAVELGAPVTVDLRAVEVSRVPHARADAGETFAMVIVPSPTSADAMTLVIDAQAIAVVVCALFGGDPDVPVSPIERELSQIEADVATTVIQHVAQALNGSGKRSLELRLPVQRAMSGMEAKRRVLRDGAAVRMVFGISTPTDSGTVTVMIPQRILLATRGGAAGAQDDDHATGSDWRARFSEEVMRSTVTLEATMPLARLTLGDLASLEVGQVIEFEETAQSQARLSARDKTLFVCEFGKLGQNYTVRVRHPYDAGQDFIDGLMPG
- the fliN gene encoding flagellar motor switch protein FliN, producing MAKTKVEAEPDQPDEQLDRAIEELRGVLKEEEKRPDAAFRAASGGANSSIIMAIPVDVQIILGSTEMPVSELMALQKGSTVALNRRIGEPVDVVVNGRKIARGEITVLESDPSRFGIRLTEIIAATKSA
- a CDS encoding flagellar motor switch protein FliG gives rise to the protein MTTLTTLTRPQKAAAILVAMGKPSASRLLKFFKQEELKALIEGARLLRTIPQGDLERIVAEFEAEFTEGAGLLDSADRMDTILNESLSPEEMSAIMGDKRFEVAPEGPPPIWPDLEKLEPGRLGAFLSGEHPQTSAMVLSKLSSQTTANVLLTMEKPVRSEIIKRMVTLASVPDAAAKIVESQLRSSLLSQASTKDISVGQARVASVLNEMDKPQLEEVMHDLEAAGTPDLDGVRSRLFAFDDLPLLAQKARVLLFDGLSTELVTLALRGAPPALTESVLSAIGARSRRMIESELGQGSEGIALADIMAARKTIAVATIRLSREGAFELPSSSQSEAA
- a CDS encoding helix-turn-helix transcriptional regulator, which produces MKQAQVKEAAEALFNEQRSPFGAFSLGSETHHAVTIPDAVRRCRWIAVDINAQAFGLFFVSPSLERARLVPCFDSDYPGTSVATKFISGANGEDMVRHTRISTAPRWWVDDGIASSQQAFQDLAWSERTAPLAPGTNGIAFPVHADRGQCGLVIFLGPDIALPQEALYEIHARCFSLFAAVARIRPTDTGRMRSISKRELECLKLTANGNTSEEIARLLKLSVHTANQYLTQSTQKLNAVNRNQAVAKALRLGLIE
- the motA gene encoding flagellar motor stator protein MotA, whose protein sequence is MGILIGLVVTLGCVLGGFMAMGGHLHVLMQPWEAVVICGAALGTFLVANPMKTVKDTGKGILEAFKQAVPKERDYLETLGVLHSLMRELRSKSRSEVEAHIDNPEESAIFQAFPTVLKNHDLTHFICDYCRIIIIGNARSHEIEALMDEEIQTIRTDKLKAYHAMVAVGDGLPALGIVAAVLGVVKAMGALDQSPEILGGLIGAALVGTFLGIFLSYGVVGPVATKIKTVREKKNRLYIIVKQTLLAYMNGALPQVAIEFGRKTISSYERPTIDAVEQSTMNTGTAEKKAA
- the flhB gene encoding flagellar biosynthesis protein FlhB, which produces MAEAVDKDSKTEEATEKKIRDTVEQGKLPHSREAAIFTSFVAILVFTVFYAKDAIVDLGMFLSMFLEKPEAWPMDTETDVIALYKTVIFEIGRAVVSLLVLLVVAGVGASVLQNMPQFVGERIRPQLSRISISQGWSRMFGVQGFVEFLKSLGKLGFAVVVLGFTLSEDHRKLLAGMITNPVAFGLVIRSIAVDILVAIVFVMGLIAVADFVWSRFHWRRDLRMSKQEIKDEMKQSEGDPIVKSRLRSLARDRARRRMMTAVPRATLIIANPTHYSIALKYVREEDSAPMVLAKGQDLVALKIREIAREHNIPIFEDVALARSMYKQVSVDSVIPSQFYQAVAELVRIVYSKKAERRLTS